The Cydia pomonella isolate Wapato2018A chromosome 23, ilCydPomo1, whole genome shotgun sequence region GGGCGTATTCAGAAACCAagaatattatacttattttaatatcaaCATGTCATGTTGCGCCAGCAATATTATAAGCGCGACGGTttgatattgaaattaaattgtaaaatgCCCGAACATCACCCATTAGGTTGGGCCGGGTTTTTTTGTGGTGGGCCTAttagatttattaaattattagggAGGCGGGCGATGTCACGGCATTTTACCTGTTTGTGAAGTTGAATAGGCCCGTCGGAGGCTCGGGTTGCGCAACATAGCGTGCAATCAGTGACCGCCGATTATCTACCTGTTTGATTAATTCATGTTATCGCAACATTCCGACTATTCCGACCCCGACACCGACAAACAGACAAATCCGGCGCTTTCACTTTACCCAATATACCAGTAAAACGTCCACATACTTCACAactgttatatttattcaacaataaattgcacttaaataaattatattaactaCACATTTAGGTAATCAAGTCAAAATCCAATCAATGCACCGCATCATATAAAATAAGTGCAAAATGTTGCACCGGCACTTTACAGGAATTATACTAGAGGCTATGTATGTACATGCAACCTTATCATGACCATGGCAATTTGTGGGGGCGAGCTGGCAACGTCGCGCGGCGATGACACCATTATGCGCTCACAGCTTTTTCACGAGGTCGAATTTGTCCTTTAAATCCATTGGCACTTTTTTAGGGTCGAACTTTTTTTTGTTGGCGAGGTGGGCGCGCATCTCCGCGGCTGTCATGTGCAGGTTCAGGGGCGCGGGCGCGCTGTCCGCGGGGGTGGGGGAGGGGGTCTTGGCCGCGGGGGCGGAAGGGGGCGCGTCCAGGTCTGGGAGCGAGTCCCCCGGAGCCGGGGCGGCCACTAGGAGCTCGGCGTCATCGGGGCGCTCCTTAATGCGCTGGACGACCTGCTTGTGGCTCTCGCCCGCGATGCTGTTTCCATTAACTTCAAGGATCCTATCGCCGCGCTTCAGGCCCGCGGCCTCCGCCGGGGATCCTTCGTCGACCTTGCCGATGTACTGGCCAGGTTTTCCTTTTTCTGCGTGTAGATTGAAACCGTAGCCGTCGAAATCGGGGACTTTCCGCACGTGGCAGAGCCGGGGCTCCGTCTGTGCAGAGCCGTTGGTGGCCATGTTCGCGTGCAGGCTGGCGCGCGCGCTGGGGGCGACTGGCGCGGGGctccggcgcgggcgcggggcgcg contains the following coding sequences:
- the LOC133530643 gene encoding Na(+)/H(+) exchange regulatory cofactor NHE-RF1; translation: MATNGSAQTEPRLCHVRKVPDFDGYGFNLHAEKGKPGQYIGKVDEGSPAEAAGLKRGDRILEVNGNSIAGESHKQVVQRIKERPDDAELLVAAPAPGDSLPDLDAPPSAPAAKTPSPTPADSAPAPLNLHMTAAEMRAHLANKKKFDPKKVPMDLKDKFDLVKKL